One genomic window of Salvia miltiorrhiza cultivar Shanhuang (shh) chromosome 4, IMPLAD_Smil_shh, whole genome shotgun sequence includes the following:
- the LOC131023672 gene encoding uncharacterized protein At5g08430-like encodes MKSKGKKKKTVINKEEDSEDWCFVCKDGGALRICDHKECLKSYHPSCVEKDDSFLESESRWNCDWHTCSICRKSSNLHCYTCPTAVCRRCLPRAEFFKVKGQYGFCKLCLHDAILIEEKKDYDSDGNKMDFRDRETREGLFMEYYHIIKEDEGLEPQDLYAAKKGKKTKKLPESSSEEYEEEEEEDEISDYDDAEHVKKCRRTCSQKKSGRKNSGMKTPMRSSKDDFIGWGSRSLIDFLSSIGKRTDKKLSQQDVTSIVNTYVKENNLLHPEKRKMILCDARLQSLFRKKQTNKNKVYDLLEVHFAENYDESEKDELGYDSEDDDSGILDVCKNQRKLNTVRKSPKEELANNVPFGCFASIVVENVKLVYLRRSLLLELLKQPKSFAEKVVGCFIRVKSDPYDYCSRNSHQLIRVRGVRNVSVGQSNMEAEAILLISAIRKEISMSQLSDDDFSEEECEDLRRKVLAGQLERPTVEDLQQKANNLHVDLTKHWITKELALLQNRIDKANEKGWRRELFEYLEKKTRLQTPSEVSKLLESVPKVIPDPHELHLNSEDIVNDMSTEKDSPKSILRCNSSVTNYGWQDDNESEEKTRHCNASPPARKQSIFGGPDSEPEDDNITSRKAELEKDKLEGEESETTPHEQARRSSHEAVIEVLSNDENSNDGKTVENMEDLESEIWCLEDPTGAPRKFTTSALKLWSQRCQYASKFKVWKEGENEDNAVWLCEAFPKK; translated from the exons ATGAAGAGCAAaggcaagaagaagaagacggtGATAAACAAGGAAGAAGACTCTGAAGACTGGTGCTTCGTTTGCAAAGATGGCGGTGCTCTTCGCATATGTGATCACAA GGAATGTTTAAAATCTTATCACCCTTCTTGTGTTGAAAAGGACGATTCGTTTTTAGAAAGTGAAAGCCGCTGGAATTGTG ATTGGCATACTTGCTCCATTTGCCGTAAATCTTCCAACCTTCACTGTTATACCTGCCCAACTGCTGTTTGCCGTCGCTGCCTTCCCCGTGCAGAATTTTTCAAAGTTAAAGGGCAATATGGATTCTGCAAGCTCTGCCTACATGATGCTATacttattgaagaaaaaaaagattatGACTCTGATGGG AACAAGATGGATTTTAGAGATCGGGAGACGCGTGAGGGTTTGTTTATGGAATATTATCATATCATCAAGGAAGATGAAGGACTTGAGCCTCAGGATCTTTATGCTGCAAAAAAAGGGAAGAAGACTAAAAAACTACCCGAATCTAGCTCagaagagtatgaagaagaagaagaagaagacgaaatATCTGATTATGATGATGCAGAGCATGTAAAAAAATGTAGGAGAACATGTAGTCAAAAGAAATCTGGGAGAAAGAACTCTGGAATGAAGACACCAATGAGATCAAGTAAAGATGATTTTATTGGCTGGGGCTCAAGATCCCTTATTGACTTTCTCAGCTCAATTGGTAAAAGGACTGATAAAAAATTGTCTCAGCAGGATGTGACTTCAATAGTGAATACGTAtgtaaaagaaaataatctaCTGCATCCAGAGAAAAGAAAGATGATATTATGTGATGCTCGCCTACAGTCTCTTTTCAGGaagaaacaaacaaataaaaataaagtgtATGATCTTTTGGAGGTCCATTTTGCAGAGAACTATGATGAATCAGAAAAAGATGAGTTGGGATATGATTCAGAGGATGATGATTCAGGCATTTTAGATGTATGTAAGAACCAAAGAAAGTTGAACACAGTGAGAAAATCCCCGAAAGAAGAGCTAGCAAATAATGTGCCATTTGGTTGTTTTGCATCCATTGTAGTCGAAAATGTAAAACTTGTTTACTTGAGGAGGAGCTTGCTACTTGAACTGCTGAAGCAGCCTAAATCATTTGCAGAAAAGGTTGTTGGATGCTTCATTCGCGTTAAGTCCGATCCTTATGATTATTGTTCAAGGAATTCTCATCAACTAATTCGAGTTAGAG GTGTAAGAAACGTTTCAGTTGGTCAAAGTAATATGGAGGCAGAGGCCATCCTTCTAATTTCAGCTATTCGTAAAGAAATTAGCATGAGTCAGCTTTCAGATGATGATTTCTCCGAG GAAGAATGTGAAGACTTGAGACGAAAAGTATTAGCTGGTCAGCTTGAAAGGCCTACAGTG GAGGATCTTCAACAGAAAGCCAATAATCTTCATGTGGATCTAACAAAGCAT TGGATAACTAAAGAGTTGGCCTTGCTGCAAAATCGCATTGATAAAGCCAATGAGAAAGGATGGAGACGCGA ACTTTTTGAGTACCTGGAGAAGAAAACCAGACTACAAACTCCATCGGAAGTATCAAAATTGCTTGAAAGTGTTCCTAAAGTGATTCCTGATCCACATGAGCTTCATCTTAATTCTGAAGACATTGTGAATGACATGAGCACTGAGAAAGACTCTCCTAAATCAATCCTCCGATGTAATTCCTCTGTTACTAATTATGGATGGCAGGATGACAACGAATCAG AAGAGAAGACTCGTCATTGCAATGCATCTCCTCCAGCAAGAAAGCAGTCCATATTCGGAGGGCCTGATTCCGAACCTGAGGATGACAATATAACCAGCAGAAAGGCTGAGCTGGAAAAAGATAAACTGGAGGGAGAGGAATCGGAGACGACGCCTCATGAGCAGGCAAGAAGAAGCAGCCACGAGGCTGTTATTGAGGTGCTGAGCAATGATGAAAACTCAAATGATGGCAAGACAGTTGAGAATATGGAGGACTTGGAAAGCGAGATATGGTGCCTTGAAGACCCAACAGGTGCGCCGAGGAAGTTCACGACTTCGGCGTTGAAACTTTGGAGTCAGAGGTGTCAGTATGCGTCCAAATTCAAGGTGTGGAAGGAAGGTGAGAATGAAGATAATGCAGTTTGGTTGTGCGAGGCGTTTCCAAAGAAGTAG